Proteins found in one Quercus robur chromosome 2, dhQueRobu3.1, whole genome shotgun sequence genomic segment:
- the LOC126699052 gene encoding histidine-containing phosphotransfer protein 4-like, with protein MESDLLREQISNMRQSLFVEEILEYQFLQLEQLQDNENPNFLQEIMTLYFRESPKTIAIIDQALEEHFNFPGLYKYLHQLKGSSASIGANKVTKEINQALECFKEGDIQGCKGAVQRLKQEHNILRNRLQSYFQLLRQIKIC; from the exons ATGGAGAGTGATCTCTTGCGCGAACAGATTTCCAACATGAGGCAGTCCCTCTTTGTTGAg GAAATTCTTGAGTACCAATTTCTTCAATTGGAGCAACTGCAGGACAATGAAAACCCCAACTTTCTTCAGGAAATTATGACCTTGTATTTCAGAGAGTCACCAAAGACGATAGCTATCATAGATCAAGCATT GGAGGAACACTTTAATTTCCCGGGACTGTACAAGTACCTTCATCAGCTTAAAGGAAGCAGTGCGAG CATTGGTGCTAATAAGGTTACTAAAGAAATCAACCAAGCATTGGAGTGTTTCAAAGAAGGTGACATCCAAGG ATGCAAGGGTGCAGTTCAGAGATTGAAGCAAGAGCATAACATCCTAAGGAATAGACTTCAATCTTATTTTCAG CTACTGCGACAAATTAAGATTTGCTGA